One window of Desulfarculus baarsii DSM 2075 genomic DNA carries:
- the dinD gene encoding DNA damage-inducible protein D, whose amino-acid sequence MKSETVQKLQRRFDDLSQTIPDEGIEFWFARDLMEPLGYARWENFLTAIKRAIESCETTGYKADDHFRGVTKMIEIGKGGQRPVEDFMLTRYACYLIAQNGDPRKEPIAFAQSYFAIQTRKQELIEDRMRLQARLDARERLRESEKTLSQNIYERGVDDAGFGRIRSKGDAALFGGHTTQVMKDRYGITKTRPLADFLPTLTIAAKNLATEMTNHNVQQEDLRGEHAITSEHVQNNVSVRDMLGQRGIKPEKLPPEEDIKKLERRVRSDEKRLEKQSGKLPGSKD is encoded by the coding sequence ATGAAATCAGAAACCGTTCAGAAACTACAACGCCGGTTTGACGACCTGAGCCAGACCATACCCGACGAAGGTATTGAATTCTGGTTCGCCCGCGATCTGATGGAACCCCTCGGTTATGCCCGCTGGGAGAACTTCCTGACCGCCATTAAGCGCGCCATAGAGTCTTGTGAAACAACGGGTTACAAAGCGGACGATCATTTTCGTGGCGTCACGAAAATGATCGAGATCGGCAAGGGTGGCCAGAGACCGGTGGAAGACTTCATGCTCACCCGCTACGCCTGCTATCTGATCGCCCAGAACGGCGACCCACGCAAGGAACCCATTGCTTTTGCGCAGAGCTACTTTGCCATCCAGACCCGCAAGCAGGAACTGATCGAGGATCGGATGCGCCTGCAGGCCCGGCTTGATGCCCGGGAAAGGCTGCGGGAGTCGGAAAAAACGCTCTCCCAGAACATTTATGAGCGCGGCGTTGATGATGCCGGTTTCGGTCGGATTCGGTCCAAGGGGGATGCAGCGCTCTTTGGGGGGCATACCACCCAGGTGATGAAGGATCGGTACGGCATCACCAAAACACGCCCGCTGGCCGACTTCCTGCCGACCCTGACCATAGCCGCGAAAAACCTGGCCACCGAGATGACCAATCATAATGTTCAGCAGGAGGATCTGCGGGGAGAACACGCCATTACCAGCGAGCATGTGCAGAACAACGTGAGTGTGCGCGACATGCTCGGCCAGCGCGGTATCAAGCCGGAAAAACTACCTCCGGAAGAGGACATCAAGAAGTTGGAACGTCGGGTGAGATCTGATGAAAAACGACTGGAAAAACAGTCGGGCAAACTGCCTGGGAGCAAAGACTGA
- a CDS encoding type I restriction-modification system subunit M, protein MISQSQLESYLWGAATLLRGYIDAGDYKQFIFPLLFYKRLCDVYDEELADALEESGGDQEYAALPEQHLFQIPEDAHWKATRTKVKNVGKAIQDALRAIETANPDTLYGVFGDAQWTNKDRLPDRMLRELIEHFSSQTLSLANCPEDELGVGYEFLIKKFADDSGHTAAEFYTNRTVVHLMTEMLEPKPGESIYDPTCGSAGMLLSAVAHLKRQNKEWRNLRLFGQERNLLTSAIGRMNLFLHGIEDFRIVRGDTLANPAFVEGDRLMQFDVVLANPPYSIKQWDRDAWSADPWGRNIYGTPPQGRADYAFWQHIIKSMKAKSGRCAILFPHGVLFRNEESAMREKLVAHDVVECVLGLGPNLFYNSPMEACVVICRMNKPKERRNKVLFINALNEVTRERAQSFLTNDHIQRIVSAYQDFCDEDGFARVVSNDEVREKASNLSIPLYVRADNGNCNGNGAAETVSLKQAIANWQESSMALRESMDGLFEVLEKGLSADDADGCRLKTDSENLRESAQSADSIGRTAQ, encoded by the coding sequence ATGATTTCCCAATCCCAACTCGAATCCTACCTCTGGGGCGCAGCAACCTTGCTGCGCGGCTACATCGACGCCGGGGACTACAAGCAGTTCATCTTCCCGCTGCTGTTCTACAAGCGCCTGTGCGACGTGTACGACGAGGAGCTGGCCGATGCGTTGGAGGAATCCGGCGGCGATCAGGAATACGCCGCGCTTCCCGAGCAGCACCTCTTCCAGATCCCGGAAGACGCTCACTGGAAGGCCACCCGTACCAAGGTCAAGAACGTCGGTAAGGCCATCCAGGATGCCCTGCGGGCCATTGAGACGGCCAATCCCGACACCCTGTACGGGGTCTTCGGTGACGCCCAGTGGACCAACAAGGACCGCCTACCGGACCGCATGCTGCGCGAGTTGATCGAGCATTTCAGCTCGCAGACGCTTTCGCTCGCCAACTGCCCGGAGGATGAACTGGGCGTGGGCTACGAGTTTCTGATCAAGAAGTTCGCCGACGATTCCGGCCACACCGCTGCTGAGTTCTATACCAACCGCACCGTGGTTCATCTGATGACCGAGATGCTCGAACCCAAACCGGGTGAGTCGATCTATGACCCCACCTGCGGGTCAGCGGGCATGCTGCTCTCCGCCGTCGCCCATCTGAAGCGGCAAAATAAGGAGTGGCGGAACCTGCGGCTGTTCGGCCAGGAGCGCAACCTGCTCACCTCCGCCATCGGCCGGATGAACCTGTTCCTGCACGGCATCGAGGACTTCCGCATCGTCCGGGGCGACACCCTGGCCAACCCCGCCTTTGTTGAAGGCGACCGGCTCATGCAGTTCGACGTCGTCCTGGCCAATCCACCGTACTCCATCAAGCAGTGGGATCGCGATGCCTGGTCCGCCGATCCGTGGGGCCGGAACATCTACGGTACCCCGCCCCAGGGTCGCGCCGACTATGCCTTCTGGCAGCACATCATCAAGAGCATGAAGGCCAAGAGCGGCCGCTGCGCCATCCTGTTTCCGCATGGTGTCCTCTTCCGCAACGAAGAGTCGGCCATGCGTGAGAAGCTGGTCGCCCACGACGTGGTGGAGTGTGTGCTGGGCCTCGGCCCAAACCTCTTTTACAACTCGCCCATGGAAGCCTGCGTCGTCATTTGTCGGATGAACAAACCCAAGGAGCGCAGGAACAAGGTGCTCTTCATCAACGCGCTGAACGAGGTGACCCGCGAGCGGGCGCAGAGCTTCCTCACTAACGACCACATCCAGCGCATTGTCTCCGCCTATCAGGATTTCTGTGACGAGGACGGCTTTGCCCGGGTGGTCAGCAATGACGAGGTCCGGGAGAAGGCCAGCAACCTCAGCATCCCGCTCTACGTGCGGGCGGACAACGGAAACTGCAATGGCAACGGAGCGGCCGAAACGGTCAGCCTCAAACAGGCCATAGCAAACTGGCAGGAAAGCTCGATGGCATTGCGGGAGTCGATGGACGGACTTTTTGAGGTGCTTGAAAAAGGACTGTCCGCAGATGACGCAGATGGGTGCAGATTAAAAACCGATTCAGAAAATCTGCGTGAATCTGCGCAATCTGCGGATTCAATAGGGAGAACAGCTCAATGA